Proteins from one Drosophila gunungcola strain Sukarami chromosome 3R, Dgunungcola_SK_2, whole genome shotgun sequence genomic window:
- the LOC128251813 gene encoding seminase, whose amino-acid sequence MAVIMQLKCLVIVLAISQGICTDLDLSQSVPQVNLGDVPPNGQSYQIVRVIEYIVPYPYQRPTKISARSADGETKEPNSLEIVPAEIERLLTSGHTTEKPKAVKHFLMRVLHENKVMCSGALISSRLVLTSAHCFPKNRKPAAQIYKLQASRSRIYPVASIILGTIEDMALLKLKFPLQDDFLQPIELCDTPLRRSDNVTMYMSQQHLRFLRTKLIANRNCKRSYAQDENAFITRNMLCAQNSNRLVDCQTAKGDLLLHQDRVCGVDIYGQHCSDGAVNGELYADVYKARAQLQRLIERYSK is encoded by the coding sequence ATGGCAGTTATTATGCAGCTAAAGTGCTTGGTTATTGTTTTAGCAATTTCCCAAGGAATCTGTACAGACTTAGACCTTTCGCAGTCGGTGCCACAGGTTAACCTGGGCGATGTACCCCCAAATGGGCAATCCTATCAGATAGTTCGCGTCATCGAGTATATAGTGCCGTATCCCTACCAGAGACCAACAAAAATATCAGCTAGAAGTGCGGATGGAGAAACCAAGGAACCAAACAGCCTGGAAATTGTACCCGCTGAAATCGAAAGGTTACTTACCAGTGGACACACTACAGAAAAGCCAAAAGCAGTCAAGCATTTCCTGATGAGAGTACTTCACGAAAACAAGGTCATGTGCAGTGGGGCTCTAATCTCCAGCCGTTTGGTTTTGACCTCAGCCCATTGTTTTCCCAAAAACCGTAAACCTGCAGCACAGATTTACAAATTGCAGGCCAGCCGAAGTCGAATATATCCAGTGGCTAGTATAATACTTGGAACCATTGAGGACATGGCCCTCCTTAAGCTCAAGTTTCCGCTGCAGGATGATTTCCTCCAGCCAATTGAACTCTGTGACACTCCACTTCGGCGAAGCGACAATGTCACCATGTACATGTCGCAGCAGCACTTGCGTTTCCTGCGCACCAAACTCATCGCCAATAGGAATTGTAAGAGGAGCTATGCCCAGGACGAGAACGCCTTCATCACCAGGAACATGTTGTGTGCCCAAAATTCGAACAGACTGGTCGACTGCCAGACGGCCAAGGGGGACCTGCTCCTCCATCAGGATCGGGTGTGCGGCGTCGACATCTACGGACAGCACTGCTCCGATGGAGCCGTCAACGGAGAGCTCTATGCGGACGTGTATAAGGCTAGGGCCCAACTTCAGCGATTGATTGAGCGGTATTCAAAGTGa
- the LOC128259932 gene encoding uncharacterized protein LOC128259932 has protein sequence MWIEATFVALTGASNSIASIAPINKSQLLVISRLEMHSLFVCVSALCFSRQFSDAGPSLCQDCRVNVIYPGAKKTHQQLPENQRIVRIINAYRLVRNTEIRQPNQDLSFIAKVKVGATIRCSAALVASRLLISSSICLGNGTPQSLQILFAGGKTFAVDSVLNPEFCPELSLIHLMNPSAINPIKLCLQNLSLGTNASMMMASPDLSFYGRRHTQIISNRACKTTFLDEDSVFITPNMLCAKNSMKPEKCATSPGDSLLIDHQLCGVNIYGFRCLANAVNGDLYINLSELQPVLSDLIRKLNG, from the coding sequence atgtggaTCGAAGCGACGTTTGTTGCTTTGACAGGCGCCTCGAATTCCATTGCGTCCATTGCGCCCATAAATAAAAGTCAGCTGCTGGTCATCAGTCGATTGGAGATGCATTCgctgtttgtttgtgtttcaGCGCTTTGCTTTTCTCGTCAGTTTTCCGATGCGGGACCTTCCCTTTGCCAGGATTGTCGCGTGAATGTGATATATCCTGGAGCGAAAAAAACCCACCAGCAGTTGCCCGAAAATCAGCGGATAGTGCGTATCATCAATGCATACAGGCTAGTCAGGAATACGGAAATAAGACAGCCTAACCAGGATTTAAGCTTTATAGCCAAGGTAAAGGTGGGAGCTACCATACGATGCAGTGCAGCCTTGGTGGCTTCAAGATTGCTTATCAGCTCTAGTATTTGCCTGGGAAATGGAACTCCTCAGAGTCTTCAAATACTCTTTGCAGGCGGTAAAACTTTCGCTGTGGATTCGGTATTAAATCCCGAGTTTTGTCCGGAACTTAGTCTGATCCATTTGATGAACCCTTCTGCAATTAATCCAATTAAATTGTGCCTTCAAAACCTTTCGTTGGGCACTAATGCCTCCATGATGATGGCCAGTCCTGATCTCAGCTTTTACGGTCGTCGGCACACTCAAATCATCTCGAATCGTGCCTGCAAAACCACGTTTTTGGACGAGGATTCCGTTTTTATAACACCCAATATGCTGTGTGCCAAGAACTCTATGAAACCAGAGAAATGTGCCACCTCTCCTGGAGATTCCCTGCTGATAGACCACCAATTGTGTGGTGTAAATATCTATGGTTTTCGCTGTCTTGCAAATGCCGTCAATGGGGATCTCTATATAAACCTAAGTGAGCTACAGCCCGTGCTAAGCGATTTGATACGGAAACTTAACGGTTGA
- the LOC128261553 gene encoding serine protease SP24D produces the protein MRHLITCIWLVLGLHYTASMWMKKYEENYHRPTYYNRHHPVRNHVNYDREALDSRSKPVPKHTGTRQPFNVDTDQSYYVSVLNEGSVICSGALISHRMVITSTHCFLTPGSDATYEFAAKRMTILTAADAPPHPTPHQVLAFFMPVNRRDGIVNYVALLALAQKLDRYTYRYIPLNRKIPREGDQVIMAFVDSPEYHISHYITRVLNYDRCRVYYGLKELFHVSTFETGLFCVRNKRHSLKSTCFTRPGDPLIVDNKLAGINIYGEHCDEDVDSVNMDIYLPIRGVIPFIQTATDALRAFTGTGPFNESNLGHLSPLLKSLANKSPNIYVGNKVPKIPFDDPRNGGEQIFEVVYDDNY, from the coding sequence ATGCGACACTTAATCACATGCATTTGGCTTGTCCTAGGACTTCACTACACAGCCTCCATGTGGATGAAAAAGTACGAGGAGAACTACCATCGACCCACTTACTACAACCGTCACCACCCGGTCAGAAATCACGTGAACTACGATCGCGAGGCGCTCGATTCCCGGAGCAAACCCGTACCTAAACACACAGGCACCCGACAGCCCTTCAATGTCGACACGGACCAAAGCTACTACGTGAGTGTGCTGAACGAGGGCTCGGTGATCTGCTCGGGGGCCCTGATCTCGCACAGGATGGTCATCACGTCGACACACTGCTTCCTAACGCCGGGCAGCGATGCCACGTACGAGTTCGCGGCCAAACGTATGACCATTTTGACTGCCGCTGACGCCCCCCCACATCCGACTCCGCACCAGGTGCTGGCCTTCTTCATGCCCGTGAACCGGCGCGACGGGATCGTCAACTATGTGGCCCTGCTGGCCCTGGCCCAAAAACTCGATCGGTATACATACCGCTACATACCGCTAAACAGGAAGATTCCCAGGGAGGGGGATCAGGTCATAATGGCCTTCGTTGACTCACCGGAATACCACATTAGCCACTACATTACGCGAGTTCTCAACTACGATCGCTGCCGGGTGTACTACGGCCTGAAGGAGTTATTCCACGTGTCCACCTTCGAGACGGGATTATTTTGTGTGCGCAACAAGCGGCACTCGCTGAAGAGCACCTGTTTCACCCGACCCGGCGATCCCTTAATTGTGGATAACAAGCTGGCGGGGATTAACATATACGGAGAGCACTGCGACGAGGACGTTGACTCCGTCAACATGGACATATATCTACCCATTAGGGGCGTCATACCCTTCATCCAGACGGCTACGGATGCCCTGAGGGCCTTCACAGGCACCGGTCCGTTCAATGAATCGAATCTGGGCCACCTCTCACCGCTGCTCAAGTCGCTGGCCAACAAGAGTCCCAACATTTACGTGGGCAACAAAGTGCCCAAAATTCCCTTCGACGATCCCCGAAATGGCGGCGAACAGATATTTGAAGTCGTGTATGATGATAATTATTAG
- the LOC128262389 gene encoding seminase-like, producing MLRVLWIFQVFLLVALLNELESSKTHYHRYMLGSYKAQHSPKTQMDYKRRRTSEVQEEQMDEPAEDMPKRKARYGTSKEPVVMLTKSGLKVPLHELMVRIYQQNQYACMGTVISEKLVVTADTCFESAANDVVTMKMFDNSVLDGHRIPINRTYLKGADPLLTTIELTSPPKIYKVFGDTVKLCSAELENYESVELPLWIRSRHSIHSQISYVLPIQECRHRMKDPNAHVAISTMICAKNMKYTSHCQLAIGNPLIHAEKICGINVAGHNCPTFTGVDLYIRIYDALDFSIRGMEIIKNSRIEDTIL from the coding sequence ATGCTGCGTGTGCTCTGGATTTTTCAAGTCTTTTTACTTGTTGCCCTATTAAATGAGTTAGAATCGTCCAAAACGCACTACCATCGCTATATGCTGGGCAGCTATAAAGCGCAGCACAGTCCAAAGACCCAGATGGACTACAAACGACGTCGGACATCGGAAGTCCAGGAAGAGCAGATGGATGAGCCGGCTGAAGACATGCCAAAACGTAAGGCGCGCTATGGCACCTCCAAGGAACCCGTGGTAATGCTAACCAAGTCTGGGTTGAAAGTGCCGCTGCATGAGTTGATGGTTCGCATCTATCAACAAAACCAGTATGCCTGCATGGGAACGGTGATTTCCGAGAAGCTGGTGGTCACGGCAGACACCTGCTTTGAATCTGCGGCCAACGATGTGGTGACCATGAAGATGTTCGACAATTCAGTGCTTGATGGGCACAGAATCCCAATCAACAGGACCTATCTAAAGGGTGCGGATCCCTTGCTAACCACTATCGAACTTACCAGTCCCCCGAAAATTTACAAAGTATTTGGTGACACTGTAAAGCTATGCAGCGCCGAGCTGGAAAATTACGAGTCCGTTGAGCTGCCACTTTGGATAAGAAGTCGCCACAGCATTCACTCGCAAATATCCTATGTCCTGCCGATCCAGGAATGCCGGCACCGCATGAAGGACCCCAACGCCCATGTGGCCATCAGCACCATGATCTGCGCCAAGAACATGAAGTATACGTCCCATTGCCAGCTGGCCATCGGGAATCCCCTGATTCACGCCGAAAAGATCTGTGGCATCAACGTTGCCGGCCACAACTGCCCTACATTCACTGGAGTCGATCTCTATATTAGAATCTACGATGCCCTCGATTTCTCCATACGAGGCATggaaatcattaaaaactCCCGAATAGAAGATACAATACTTTAG
- the LOC128251820 gene encoding uncharacterized protein LOC128251820 encodes MGRISIRPPLEDYLVRLMLHDKVICSGIIVNRHQVLTAGVCKPAHNQESRVKILLFDNTTNTITHSTVSKNYTAKGASDLLILLHLGTELDERFSQKPPICRDRPPPHEDVEYWSLNKKGTILRKRITPQTSNLDCRRLIHDPDGVVIGNDTVCLKNSDLSERCLKNFGIPFVWRNTFCGVNILGHNCQIHGKNGYLCSPA; translated from the coding sequence ATGGGTAGAATAAGCATTAGACCGCCTCTAGAGGATTACCTGGTGCGTCTGATGCTTCATGACAAGGTCATCTGCAGCGGCATCATTGTGAATCGGCATCAAGTGCTTACAGCCGGTGTTTGCAAGCCGGCTCACAACCAAGAATCCAGAGTCAAAATATTACTCTTCGACAACACTACAAACACTATAACACACAGCACTGTGTCCAAGAATTACACAGCCAAAGGTGCCAGTGATCTGCTGATTCTGCTGCATTTGGGCACCGAACTGGACGAAAGGTTCTCCCAAAAGCCACCCATTTGTCGGGATCGACCTCCACCACATGAGGATGTGGAGTATTGGAGTTTGAATAAAAAAGGAACGATACTGCGTAAGAGGATCACTCCCCAAACCTCAAACTTGGACTGCAGGCGTCTTATCCACGATCCCGACGGTGTGGTCATCGGCAATGACACCGTTTGCCTGAAAAACAGTGATTTATCCGAGCgatgtttgaaaaattttgGTATACCTTTCGTGTGGCGCAACACGTTCTGCGGCGTTAATATCCTCGGACATAATTGTCAAATTCACGGAAAAAACGGATATCTTTGTTCGCCTGCTTAA
- the LOC128266532 gene encoding putative polypeptide N-acetylgalactosaminyltransferase 13 isoform X1, whose protein sequence is MFTGRNNGRPRRCIFYILAFLFSQFLFVIILLRSESFDNVPLSQQTKHDNDSWEHYLDWREFISYTSERSAKFYLYNLNLSDTLGVIRKLPSTRHYSCGYRPRNLPPPSKANVSVVISFHNEARSMLLRTIVSLLARTPEDYLHELILVDDGSQDVTLLADLKRWMGGVFGASRRLGVQFLVNRERKGLIWSRNRGASLAGGHYVLFLDSHCEVNEGWLEPLLERLTLSPQLAVSPVLDPIDPLTLGYRKGNELLKGGFDWSLHFHWLRRQLAEKELPEMPYKSPAFAGGILMMSREWFLKLGGFNSYLKIWGGESIELAIKLWLCGGQIEIVPCSRIGHIFRRRHAFDFPPQSDAQETYLHRMLIGFAIPHFSPTQYSNSKIIAESWLDEYKNMFYALRPAARRIPLDYTSDEMQQLSRQRQCQPFEWYLRHVSPELRMQFEELAATGSLRNGDRCLHARQKDAQLMLASCHHGDVTQWSMLRSSGQLSTQRELCLGVASTKRITLEPCGRNETTRMTQRWLRLGTHLLHAGTLQCLDNPLRDRLELSVCRPHAPSQSFQFALEMETHT, encoded by the exons ATGTTCACCGGTAGAAATAATGGTCGACCACGCCGTTGCATTTTCTATATCTTAGCCTTTCTGTTCTCGCAATTTCTATTCGTTATCATACTTCTTCGCAGTGAAAGCTTCGATAATGTGCCACTCAGCCAA CAAACAAAACATGATAACGACAGTTGGGAACACTATCTGGACTGGCGTGAGTTTATCTCTTATACATCAGAGAGGTCTGCGAAGTTTTACCTATACAATCTTAACCTGAGTGATACTTTGGGAGTAATACGTAAATTGCCCTCAACAAGGCATTACAG CTGTGGCTACCGCCCCCGTAACCTTCCGCCCCCTTCGAAGGCCAATGTGAGTGTGGTGATCAGTTTTCACAACGAGGCGCGTTCCATGCTGCTGAGGACGATTGTGTCCCTGCTGGCTCGCACCCCCGAGGACTATCTGCACGAGCTAATCCTGGTGGACGACGGCAGTCAGGATG TGACCCTGCTGGCTGACCTTAAGCGTTGGATGGGCGGCGTTTTCGGGGCGAGTCGTCGCCTGGGGGTGCAGTTCCTCGTAAACCGGGAGCGGAAGGGCCTGATTTGGTCGCGCAACAGGGGCGCTTCGTTGGCCGGCGGACACTATGTGCTCTTCCTGGACAGCCACTGCGAGGTGAACGAGGGCTGGCTGGAGCCCCTGCTGGAAAGACTAACGCTGAGTCCCCAACTGGCTGTAAGTCCAGTTCTGGACCCCATTGACCCCCTAACTTTGGGTTACCGGAAGGGCAATGAGCTGCTAAAAGGGGGCTTCGATTGGTCCTTGCACTTCCACTGGCTGAGGCGACAGCTGGCCGAAAAGGAGCTGCCCGAGATGCCGTACAAGAGTCCTGCCTTTGCCGGCGGCATCCTGATGATGTCACGCGAATGGTTCCTTAAGCTCGGCGGCTTCAACTCCTATCTGAAG ATCTGGGGCGGCGAGTCCATCGAGCTGGCCATTAAATTGTGGCTTTGCGGCGGACAAATTGAGATCGTGCCCTGCAGTCGAATCGGACACATCTTTCGCCGACGGCATGCCTTCGACTTTCCCCCGCAATCCGACGCCCAGGAAACCTATCTGCA TCGCATGCTGATTGGATTCGCCATTCCCCACTTCTCCCCCACCCAATATAGCAACTCCAAAATCATAGCCGAGTCCTGGCTGGAcgagtataaaaatatgttctaCGCACTGAGGCCGGCGGCCAGGCGAATTCCATTGGATTACACCTCCGACGAGATGCAGCAGTTGAGCAGGCAGCGCCAGTGCCAACCGTTCGAATGGTATCTGAGGCATGTCAGTCCCGAACTAAG GATGCAGTTTGAGGAGCTGGCTGCCACGGGATCGCTGCGGAATGGGGATCGCTGCCTGCATGCCAGACAAAAGGACGCCCAGTTGATGCTGGCCAGCTGCCACCACGGCGATGTGACCCAGTGGAGCATGTTGCGCAGCAGTGGACAACTGAGCACCCAGCGGGAACTCTGCCTGGGCGTGGCATCCACAAAGCGGATAACCCTGGAGCCGTGTGGCAGGAATGAGACCACGAGGATGACCCAGCGGTGGTTGCGCCTCGGCACCCATCTTCTCCATGCCGGAACACTCCAGTGCCTGGATAATCCGCTCAGGGACCGACTGGAGCTGAGCGTTTGCCGTCCGCATGCCCCCTCGCAGTCGTTTCAATTTGCATTGGAAATGGAGACACACACATAA
- the LOC128266532 gene encoding putative polypeptide N-acetylgalactosaminyltransferase 13 isoform X2, producing MFTGRNNGRPRRCIFYILAFLFSQFLFVIILLRSESFDNVPLSQQTKHDNDSWEHYLDWREFISYTSERSAKFYLYNLNLSDTLGVIRKLPSTRHYSCGYRPRNLPPPSKANVSVVISFHNEARSMLLRTIVSLLARTPEDYLHELILVDDGSQDVTLLADLKRWMGGVFGASRRLGVQFLVNRERKGLIWSRNRGASLAGGHYVLFLDSHCEVNEGWLEPLLERLTLSPQLAVSPVLDPIDPLTLGYRKGNELLKGGFDWSLHFHWLRRQLAEKELPEMPYKSPAFAGGILMMSREWFLKLGGFNSYLKIWGGESIELAIKLWLCGGQIEIVPCSRIGHIFRRRHAFDFPPQSDAQETYLHNSKIIAESWLDEYKNMFYALRPAARRIPLDYTSDEMQQLSRQRQCQPFEWYLRHVSPELRMQFEELAATGSLRNGDRCLHARQKDAQLMLASCHHGDVTQWSMLRSSGQLSTQRELCLGVASTKRITLEPCGRNETTRMTQRWLRLGTHLLHAGTLQCLDNPLRDRLELSVCRPHAPSQSFQFALEMETHT from the exons ATGTTCACCGGTAGAAATAATGGTCGACCACGCCGTTGCATTTTCTATATCTTAGCCTTTCTGTTCTCGCAATTTCTATTCGTTATCATACTTCTTCGCAGTGAAAGCTTCGATAATGTGCCACTCAGCCAA CAAACAAAACATGATAACGACAGTTGGGAACACTATCTGGACTGGCGTGAGTTTATCTCTTATACATCAGAGAGGTCTGCGAAGTTTTACCTATACAATCTTAACCTGAGTGATACTTTGGGAGTAATACGTAAATTGCCCTCAACAAGGCATTACAG CTGTGGCTACCGCCCCCGTAACCTTCCGCCCCCTTCGAAGGCCAATGTGAGTGTGGTGATCAGTTTTCACAACGAGGCGCGTTCCATGCTGCTGAGGACGATTGTGTCCCTGCTGGCTCGCACCCCCGAGGACTATCTGCACGAGCTAATCCTGGTGGACGACGGCAGTCAGGATG TGACCCTGCTGGCTGACCTTAAGCGTTGGATGGGCGGCGTTTTCGGGGCGAGTCGTCGCCTGGGGGTGCAGTTCCTCGTAAACCGGGAGCGGAAGGGCCTGATTTGGTCGCGCAACAGGGGCGCTTCGTTGGCCGGCGGACACTATGTGCTCTTCCTGGACAGCCACTGCGAGGTGAACGAGGGCTGGCTGGAGCCCCTGCTGGAAAGACTAACGCTGAGTCCCCAACTGGCTGTAAGTCCAGTTCTGGACCCCATTGACCCCCTAACTTTGGGTTACCGGAAGGGCAATGAGCTGCTAAAAGGGGGCTTCGATTGGTCCTTGCACTTCCACTGGCTGAGGCGACAGCTGGCCGAAAAGGAGCTGCCCGAGATGCCGTACAAGAGTCCTGCCTTTGCCGGCGGCATCCTGATGATGTCACGCGAATGGTTCCTTAAGCTCGGCGGCTTCAACTCCTATCTGAAG ATCTGGGGCGGCGAGTCCATCGAGCTGGCCATTAAATTGTGGCTTTGCGGCGGACAAATTGAGATCGTGCCCTGCAGTCGAATCGGACACATCTTTCGCCGACGGCATGCCTTCGACTTTCCCCCGCAATCCGACGCCCAGGAAACCTATCTGCA CAACTCCAAAATCATAGCCGAGTCCTGGCTGGAcgagtataaaaatatgttctaCGCACTGAGGCCGGCGGCCAGGCGAATTCCATTGGATTACACCTCCGACGAGATGCAGCAGTTGAGCAGGCAGCGCCAGTGCCAACCGTTCGAATGGTATCTGAGGCATGTCAGTCCCGAACTAAG GATGCAGTTTGAGGAGCTGGCTGCCACGGGATCGCTGCGGAATGGGGATCGCTGCCTGCATGCCAGACAAAAGGACGCCCAGTTGATGCTGGCCAGCTGCCACCACGGCGATGTGACCCAGTGGAGCATGTTGCGCAGCAGTGGACAACTGAGCACCCAGCGGGAACTCTGCCTGGGCGTGGCATCCACAAAGCGGATAACCCTGGAGCCGTGTGGCAGGAATGAGACCACGAGGATGACCCAGCGGTGGTTGCGCCTCGGCACCCATCTTCTCCATGCCGGAACACTCCAGTGCCTGGATAATCCGCTCAGGGACCGACTGGAGCTGAGCGTTTGCCGTCCGCATGCCCCCTCGCAGTCGTTTCAATTTGCATTGGAAATGGAGACACACACATAA
- the LOC128266532 gene encoding putative polypeptide N-acetylgalactosaminyltransferase 13 isoform X3 has product MLLRTIVSLLARTPEDYLHELILVDDGSQDVTLLADLKRWMGGVFGASRRLGVQFLVNRERKGLIWSRNRGASLAGGHYVLFLDSHCEVNEGWLEPLLERLTLSPQLAVSPVLDPIDPLTLGYRKGNELLKGGFDWSLHFHWLRRQLAEKELPEMPYKSPAFAGGILMMSREWFLKLGGFNSYLKIWGGESIELAIKLWLCGGQIEIVPCSRIGHIFRRRHAFDFPPQSDAQETYLHRMLIGFAIPHFSPTQYSNSKIIAESWLDEYKNMFYALRPAARRIPLDYTSDEMQQLSRQRQCQPFEWYLRHVSPELRMQFEELAATGSLRNGDRCLHARQKDAQLMLASCHHGDVTQWSMLRSSGQLSTQRELCLGVASTKRITLEPCGRNETTRMTQRWLRLGTHLLHAGTLQCLDNPLRDRLELSVCRPHAPSQSFQFALEMETHT; this is encoded by the exons ATGCTGCTGAGGACGATTGTGTCCCTGCTGGCTCGCACCCCCGAGGACTATCTGCACGAGCTAATCCTGGTGGACGACGGCAGTCAGGATG TGACCCTGCTGGCTGACCTTAAGCGTTGGATGGGCGGCGTTTTCGGGGCGAGTCGTCGCCTGGGGGTGCAGTTCCTCGTAAACCGGGAGCGGAAGGGCCTGATTTGGTCGCGCAACAGGGGCGCTTCGTTGGCCGGCGGACACTATGTGCTCTTCCTGGACAGCCACTGCGAGGTGAACGAGGGCTGGCTGGAGCCCCTGCTGGAAAGACTAACGCTGAGTCCCCAACTGGCTGTAAGTCCAGTTCTGGACCCCATTGACCCCCTAACTTTGGGTTACCGGAAGGGCAATGAGCTGCTAAAAGGGGGCTTCGATTGGTCCTTGCACTTCCACTGGCTGAGGCGACAGCTGGCCGAAAAGGAGCTGCCCGAGATGCCGTACAAGAGTCCTGCCTTTGCCGGCGGCATCCTGATGATGTCACGCGAATGGTTCCTTAAGCTCGGCGGCTTCAACTCCTATCTGAAG ATCTGGGGCGGCGAGTCCATCGAGCTGGCCATTAAATTGTGGCTTTGCGGCGGACAAATTGAGATCGTGCCCTGCAGTCGAATCGGACACATCTTTCGCCGACGGCATGCCTTCGACTTTCCCCCGCAATCCGACGCCCAGGAAACCTATCTGCA TCGCATGCTGATTGGATTCGCCATTCCCCACTTCTCCCCCACCCAATATAGCAACTCCAAAATCATAGCCGAGTCCTGGCTGGAcgagtataaaaatatgttctaCGCACTGAGGCCGGCGGCCAGGCGAATTCCATTGGATTACACCTCCGACGAGATGCAGCAGTTGAGCAGGCAGCGCCAGTGCCAACCGTTCGAATGGTATCTGAGGCATGTCAGTCCCGAACTAAG GATGCAGTTTGAGGAGCTGGCTGCCACGGGATCGCTGCGGAATGGGGATCGCTGCCTGCATGCCAGACAAAAGGACGCCCAGTTGATGCTGGCCAGCTGCCACCACGGCGATGTGACCCAGTGGAGCATGTTGCGCAGCAGTGGACAACTGAGCACCCAGCGGGAACTCTGCCTGGGCGTGGCATCCACAAAGCGGATAACCCTGGAGCCGTGTGGCAGGAATGAGACCACGAGGATGACCCAGCGGTGGTTGCGCCTCGGCACCCATCTTCTCCATGCCGGAACACTCCAGTGCCTGGATAATCCGCTCAGGGACCGACTGGAGCTGAGCGTTTGCCGTCCGCATGCCCCCTCGCAGTCGTTTCAATTTGCATTGGAAATGGAGACACACACATAA